One genomic segment of Candidatus Dormiibacterota bacterium includes these proteins:
- a CDS encoding ABC transporter permease subunit, which translates to MALLATTVVWATCSGLGAAFLITASRSRRLLAVIPLVTVLWVAPTFLIAAVVQEVQFLIYSATGTPVGGAYGTVSALQVLWASVVLGIRPAAYIFRQARVTLDLEETADHVRAARARGLPWGRIAARHIFRPAAATIATGWLSSFRLMIGSLPLVEFFFAYPGFGQLLVLSLGVGYGDNPPQPQPQLAIALVVAMAVVLVLIEAAVGMLQTRLDPRLRDLQLEKA; encoded by the coding sequence TTGGCGCTCCTGGCGACGACCGTCGTCTGGGCGACCTGCAGCGGGCTGGGAGCTGCCTTCCTCATCACCGCGAGCAGGAGTCGACGTTTACTGGCGGTGATTCCCTTGGTCACCGTTCTCTGGGTGGCGCCGACGTTTCTGATTGCCGCGGTCGTGCAGGAGGTTCAATTCCTCATCTACAGCGCCACTGGGACGCCAGTCGGCGGAGCCTACGGAACGGTGTCAGCACTGCAGGTTCTGTGGGCCTCCGTCGTGTTGGGTATCCGCCCGGCGGCCTACATCTTCCGCCAGGCCCGGGTAACGCTCGATCTGGAGGAAACCGCCGACCACGTTCGCGCCGCGCGCGCCCGCGGTCTGCCCTGGGGGAGAATCGCGGCGCGGCACATCTTTCGGCCGGCCGCCGCAACCATCGCCACCGGCTGGCTGAGTTCGTTCCGACTCATGATCGGCTCGCTCCCACTCGTCGAGTTCTTCTTTGCCTATCCGGGGTTCGGCCAACTGCTGGTGCTGTCCCTTGGCGTGGGCTACGGCGACAACCCGCCGCAGCCGCAACCCCAGCTCGCCATTGCGCTCGTCGTGGCCATGGCCGTTGTCTTGGTCCTTATCGAGGCAGCGGTGGGAATGCTACAGACCCGACTCGACCCGCGCCTTCGAGACCTGCAGCTGGAGAAAGCGTGA
- a CDS encoding ABC transporter permease subunit — protein MKPLARLPKALLTLGAIILLIALVGLLVGGLLIPVKWATTVWAGGVVSGTTTVKLAPFPALTTLNVFDFNAQPGGTHFYLLGSDEGGRDLLALIAHGALPSLQLVAIVVVARLFVGFVAGIAMSMGSTLVRTISRGMGRWVVGFPYLALAIIVVHNLSSRGKLFAFVVGLSVIGWRDVAEVVAERVSYVRAQPFAIGAKALGTPALTFFRLHVMPHLRPALTVEIPFQASAVLVLLAELGYLQVYLGPVVTTSQPNNNIVHLLVRPELGQLVADARRYILHGEFLPAIVPAVAIALMALSFELIGLALRSRSAVRVA, from the coding sequence GTGAAGCCACTGGCTCGATTGCCGAAGGCGCTGCTGACTCTTGGCGCAATTATCCTCCTCATTGCGCTCGTCGGTCTTCTGGTTGGGGGGCTGCTCATACCCGTCAAATGGGCAACTACGGTCTGGGCCGGCGGCGTGGTGAGTGGGACCACCACCGTGAAACTCGCTCCCTTTCCCGCGCTCACAACCCTCAACGTCTTCGACTTCAATGCCCAACCCGGGGGTACGCATTTCTACCTCCTGGGTTCTGATGAGGGAGGTCGCGACCTGCTCGCGCTCATCGCGCACGGAGCCTTGCCGTCCCTTCAATTGGTGGCGATCGTCGTGGTGGCTCGATTGTTTGTTGGGTTTGTTGCCGGCATCGCCATGAGCATGGGCAGTACGCTGGTGCGAACGATCAGCCGGGGAATGGGTCGCTGGGTTGTCGGATTTCCCTACCTGGCACTGGCCATCATCGTGGTTCACAATCTGTCCTCCAGAGGAAAGCTCTTCGCCTTCGTGGTTGGCTTGTCCGTCATCGGCTGGCGCGATGTTGCTGAGGTGGTCGCCGAGCGCGTTTCATACGTGCGCGCCCAGCCCTTCGCCATAGGGGCCAAGGCGCTTGGGACGCCCGCTCTGACTTTTTTCCGCCTCCATGTGATGCCGCACTTGCGGCCGGCACTCACCGTGGAGATTCCTTTCCAGGCGAGCGCGGTTCTGGTCCTGTTGGCCGAGCTGGGCTACTTGCAGGTCTACCTTGGCCCTGTGGTCACCACGTCTCAGCCGAATAACAACATCGTCCACCTGCTGGTACGTCCGGAGCTTGGACAACTGGTGGCGGACGCGCGGCGCTATATCTTGCACGGCGAGTTCCTACCGGCCATCGTGCCGGCCGTGGCTATCGCGTTGATGGCCCTCTCGTTCGAGCTGATTGGCCTCGCGCTGCGTTCCCGATCAGCGGTACGAGTGGCGTGA